A window of the Bdellovibrio sp. ZAP7 genome harbors these coding sequences:
- a CDS encoding DUF692 domain-containing protein gives MRYQTPNFKVGMGLHPSHFSYLEHQPLTDVAWFEAATEDYMNPLCRSMEVLENLRHDYPIALHGSHLNIGNAEGVDSNYLRELRNLIERAEPFLVSDHLAWTGGSRENLHGLFPLPLNQESLQIVCNNIDSVQSQLKMVIALENIATYVDFAKNDKSEAEFLAEVAKRTGCGLVLDLGALFVNSQNHGFNPHKYLQNLPLNQVVQVHLSGPTETESYWLDRKASEITRPVWDLFKLLAPHIRHLPIAIERHRNVPEFSELEMEVIKASFILENNNELERSTASV, from the coding sequence ATGAGATATCAAACTCCAAACTTTAAAGTGGGGATGGGCTTACACCCTTCTCACTTTTCATATTTAGAACATCAACCCCTGACCGACGTCGCGTGGTTTGAAGCCGCCACCGAGGATTACATGAATCCCCTATGTCGTTCGATGGAAGTCTTGGAGAACTTGCGCCACGACTATCCCATCGCCCTTCATGGTTCGCATTTGAATATCGGCAACGCGGAAGGCGTGGATTCAAATTACTTGCGGGAACTTCGAAACCTAATCGAGCGCGCGGAACCTTTTTTGGTTTCAGATCATTTGGCCTGGACCGGAGGAAGCCGCGAAAACCTGCATGGACTATTTCCCCTTCCGCTCAATCAGGAAAGTCTGCAAATTGTTTGCAACAATATCGATTCCGTACAAAGCCAGCTTAAGATGGTGATCGCCTTAGAAAATATCGCGACCTATGTGGATTTCGCGAAAAACGACAAAAGCGAAGCGGAATTTTTAGCCGAAGTTGCAAAAAGAACAGGATGTGGTTTGGTTTTGGATTTGGGCGCTCTTTTCGTGAACTCACAAAACCATGGATTTAATCCCCACAAATATTTGCAAAACCTTCCGCTGAATCAAGTCGTGCAAGTTCACCTGTCTGGTCCCACAGAAACTGAATCCTATTGGCTGGACAGAAAGGCGTCGGAAATCACACGCCCTGTATGGGATTTATTTAAGCTCCTGGCGCCACATATTCGCCACTTGCCGATCGCAATTGAAAGACATCGCAATGTTCCTGAATTCAGCGAACTGGAAATGGAAGTGATCAAAGCTTCTTTTATATTGGAGAACAACAATGAGCTTGAGCGAAGCACAGCATCTGTTTAA
- a CDS encoding YceI family protein — protein MRPQRIATSLLLTAFFATSAQAAKFQIDPAHTSITFKVPHMVISKVKGRFEKFEGSFDFDEKSQKLDNVVVKIQADSINTNQADRDKHLKSPDFLDVAKFPTIDFKGTKVIYDTAKPKEVQGKLTIHGITKDATLEVEYKGAVTDPMGVRRIGFEIETKLNRKDFGLIWNKALETGGVVVGDNIEVEIEGEAILPGKAK, from the coding sequence ATGCGTCCACAGAGAATAGCCACTTCCCTGTTACTAACTGCATTTTTCGCAACTTCGGCCCAAGCTGCCAAATTCCAAATCGACCCAGCCCACACCAGCATCACTTTCAAAGTCCCCCACATGGTGATCTCGAAAGTAAAAGGCCGCTTTGAAAAATTTGAAGGCAGCTTTGATTTCGACGAAAAATCTCAAAAACTCGACAATGTTGTTGTTAAAATTCAGGCTGATTCCATCAACACGAATCAAGCCGATCGCGATAAGCATTTAAAGAGTCCCGACTTTCTGGACGTAGCGAAATTTCCAACGATCGATTTTAAAGGAACTAAGGTGATCTATGACACCGCCAAACCGAAAGAGGTTCAAGGCAAACTTACGATCCACGGAATAACGAAAGACGCGACCTTGGAAGTTGAATACAAAGGTGCGGTGACAGATCCAATGGGAGTTCGCCGCATAGGGTTCGAAATCGAAACAAAACTGAATCGCAAAGACTTCGGTTTGATCTGGAATAAAGCCTTGGAAACTGGGGGCGTTGTCGTTGGCGACAACATCGAAGTTGAAATCGAAGGAGAAGCGATCCTCCCAGGTAAAGCAAAATGA
- a CDS encoding S8 family peptidase translates to MTKMAVFTSAAVLAFALGAQAQHKTQDLLIKLAPGYEDVEIQGAKTEKITESLVRVQAPKSMSLNTLVKNPAVEYVQPNYPIHLMEDYRIQDPLRRAALAKMLRRNPEPQVLAIKDNPEIPNAPQSTPGADPMFDKQWGMNNIGVVEAWKVTQGSPDMVVAVIDTGVDYTHEDLLPNLWRNPKEIANNGIDDDGNGYIDDTIGWDFVSNDNKPYDLSMEPLDILFKGGNPGHGTHCAGNVAARNNNSKGIAGVAPNVKIMSLRFISEKGQGTTADAIKAINYAVNNGAKIMSNSWGSEGEDPNAGQENKALRDAVQFAQDKGVLFIAAAGNGHKGVGYDNDNDAAPAYPSSYPHDIIISVAAIDAKDQLGSFSNWGNRSVDIGAPGVVVFSTTVFNNYSDIVIDKYGFKATWDGTSMATPHVAGAAALYWSAHPEKSWQDVKAAVLGSAKPIPALNGKVTSNGKLDVGALLKF, encoded by the coding sequence ATGACTAAGATGGCTGTGTTCACATCTGCCGCCGTTCTTGCATTCGCTTTGGGCGCTCAAGCTCAGCATAAAACGCAAGATTTGCTTATTAAACTAGCACCTGGCTACGAAGATGTAGAAATCCAAGGGGCAAAAACAGAGAAAATCACGGAAAGTCTAGTTCGTGTTCAAGCTCCAAAATCCATGAGTTTAAACACTTTGGTGAAAAATCCAGCGGTTGAGTACGTTCAACCGAACTATCCAATTCATTTGATGGAAGACTATCGCATCCAAGATCCATTGCGCAGAGCTGCTTTGGCAAAAATGTTGCGTCGCAACCCAGAGCCACAAGTTTTGGCGATCAAAGACAACCCAGAAATTCCTAACGCTCCGCAATCAACTCCGGGCGCGGATCCAATGTTCGATAAACAATGGGGTATGAACAACATCGGTGTCGTTGAAGCTTGGAAAGTCACTCAAGGTTCACCAGACATGGTTGTAGCCGTGATCGACACTGGCGTGGACTATACTCACGAAGATCTTTTGCCGAACCTTTGGAGAAATCCAAAAGAGATCGCTAACAACGGTATCGACGATGATGGCAACGGCTATATCGACGACACTATTGGTTGGGACTTTGTTTCTAACGATAACAAACCTTACGACCTTTCTATGGAGCCACTGGATATCCTTTTCAAAGGTGGTAACCCAGGTCACGGCACTCACTGCGCTGGTAACGTTGCCGCTCGCAACAACAACAGCAAAGGTATCGCCGGCGTTGCACCTAATGTAAAAATCATGTCTTTGCGTTTCATCTCTGAAAAAGGTCAAGGCACCACTGCTGACGCTATCAAAGCGATCAACTATGCAGTTAACAACGGCGCAAAAATCATGAGCAACTCATGGGGCTCTGAAGGCGAAGATCCAAACGCAGGCCAAGAAAACAAAGCTCTTCGCGATGCAGTTCAATTCGCCCAAGATAAAGGTGTCTTGTTCATCGCAGCGGCTGGTAACGGCCACAAAGGCGTTGGCTACGATAACGACAACGACGCGGCCCCTGCTTACCCTTCAAGCTACCCACACGACATCATCATCTCTGTGGCAGCAATCGACGCCAAAGACCAATTGGGTTCATTCTCCAACTGGGGCAACCGTTCAGTAGACATCGGCGCACCAGGCGTCGTTGTGTTCTCAACAACTGTATTCAACAACTACTCTGACATCGTAATCGATAAATACGGTTTCAAAGCAACATGGGATGGCACATCTATGGCCACTCCACACGTAGCCGGCGCAGCGGCCCTTTACTGGTCAGCTCACCCAGAAAAATCATGGCAGGATGTTAAAGCAGCGGTTCTTGGTTCTGCAAAACCAATCCCAGCCCTCAACGGCAAAGTAACATCCAACGGCAAACTAGACGTAGGCGCTCTTCTGAAATTCTAA
- a CDS encoding NADH-quinone oxidoreductase subunit B — translation MHKDEVQGSALGTQAADDQSRDVAFTTKLDHIVAWGRKNSLWPMPYGTACCGIEFMSVMGPKYDLARFGAEVARFSPRQADLLVVAGTITEKMAPVIVRIYQQMLEPKYVISMGACASSGGFYRAYHVLQGVDKVIPVDVYIPGCPPTPEAVMDGIMALQKMIADHTPRPWKDNWKSPYEQA, via the coding sequence ATGCACAAAGATGAAGTGCAAGGTTCCGCGCTCGGGACTCAAGCAGCAGACGATCAGTCGCGCGATGTTGCGTTCACGACAAAGCTTGATCATATCGTTGCTTGGGGACGCAAAAACTCATTGTGGCCAATGCCGTACGGTACTGCTTGTTGCGGTATTGAATTCATGTCGGTGATGGGACCGAAATATGACCTAGCTCGTTTCGGAGCTGAGGTTGCACGTTTCTCTCCTCGTCAAGCAGACTTACTTGTGGTTGCAGGTACGATCACTGAAAAGATGGCTCCCGTCATCGTTCGTATCTACCAACAAATGCTTGAGCCAAAATACGTAATCTCCATGGGCGCATGTGCAAGCTCTGGTGGTTTCTATCGTGCGTACCACGTTCTACAAGGCGTTGATAAAGTCATCCCTGTCGACGTGTACATCCCAGGTTGCCCTCCAACCCCAGAAGCGGTGATGGACGGTATTATGGCTTTGCAAAAAATGATCGCAGATCACACTCCACGTCCGTGGAAAGACAACTGGAAGAGCCCATATGAGCAAGCTTGA
- the nuoD gene encoding NADH dehydrogenase (quinone) subunit D, which translates to MSKLDTLKQNLAGRFNTANFKFISAVGDDVIEAPKEDVPKLLMYLRESGSFDFLMDVCGVDYPTREKRFDVVYNLFSSKDNSRLRIKAQVGEGESIGTAIPAYRGADWFEREAYDMFGIKFEGHQNLRRILTHHQFVGHPLRKDYDADHQQSCTASLPIHFNNEPGSPGDVLNDKYVPLNIGPAHTAMHGTLRVMAEMDGETIVRCNNEIGYLHRCFEKMAETHPYNQVIPYTDRLNYCSAPMNNIGYCKAVERLLGVEIPPKAQAMRIILAELSRVIDHTIAIGTGAMDLGALTSFFYMFGLREQVYTLFEKLCGARLTVSMTRVGGMAQDAPEGWFDEVLALCKELRRGTDEMAGMVVDNKIFIQRTRNVCAVSAADAIQWGYTGPLLRASGVNLDLRKATPYYGYDQLDFDIPVGTTGDIYDRYLVRFEEMRQSIRIIEQVCKNVPAGDYTIRDKGIVLPEKKDVYGNIEGLMNHFMLVIKGLRPPVGEVYDATEAANGELGFYLVSDGSANPYRLKVRPPCFAIYQSFPTVVKGAMLADAIATVASMNLIAGELDR; encoded by the coding sequence ATGAGCAAGCTTGATACACTAAAACAAAACCTAGCGGGCCGCTTTAACACAGCGAACTTCAAATTCATCAGCGCTGTTGGCGATGATGTTATCGAAGCTCCAAAAGAAGACGTGCCAAAACTTTTGATGTACTTGAGAGAATCAGGTTCATTCGATTTCTTGATGGACGTTTGCGGAGTGGACTACCCAACTCGTGAAAAACGTTTCGACGTTGTCTACAACTTGTTCTCTTCCAAAGACAACTCTCGTTTGCGTATCAAAGCGCAAGTGGGCGAGGGCGAGTCTATCGGTACAGCGATTCCAGCTTACCGTGGTGCAGACTGGTTTGAACGCGAAGCATACGACATGTTCGGTATCAAATTCGAAGGTCATCAAAACCTGCGCAGAATTTTGACTCACCACCAATTCGTGGGCCATCCGCTTCGTAAAGACTACGATGCTGATCACCAACAATCTTGTACGGCTTCTTTGCCAATTCACTTCAACAACGAACCGGGTTCTCCTGGGGATGTTTTGAATGATAAATATGTTCCTTTGAACATCGGTCCTGCCCATACAGCAATGCACGGAACACTTCGTGTGATGGCTGAGATGGACGGCGAAACAATCGTTCGTTGTAATAACGAAATCGGTTACCTTCACCGTTGCTTCGAAAAAATGGCCGAGACTCACCCGTACAATCAGGTGATTCCATACACGGACCGTTTGAACTACTGCTCGGCTCCAATGAACAATATTGGTTACTGTAAAGCAGTGGAGCGTTTGTTGGGCGTTGAAATCCCACCAAAAGCCCAAGCAATGCGTATCATTCTTGCGGAGCTTTCCCGTGTTATCGACCATACGATTGCAATCGGAACTGGCGCGATGGACTTGGGTGCTTTGACTTCATTCTTCTATATGTTCGGTTTGCGTGAACAAGTTTATACATTGTTCGAAAAACTGTGCGGTGCTCGTCTTACGGTTTCTATGACTCGCGTAGGTGGTATGGCTCAGGACGCTCCCGAAGGTTGGTTCGACGAAGTTTTGGCTCTTTGTAAAGAGCTTCGCCGTGGAACTGATGAAATGGCGGGAATGGTTGTCGACAATAAAATCTTCATCCAACGTACTCGCAATGTTTGCGCAGTTTCTGCAGCAGACGCGATTCAATGGGGTTACACAGGTCCTTTGCTTCGTGCTTCCGGCGTGAACTTGGATTTGCGTAAAGCCACTCCATATTATGGATATGACCAATTGGATTTTGATATTCCAGTGGGCACAACGGGCGATATTTACGACCGTTACTTGGTTCGTTTCGAAGAAATGCGCCAATCTATCCGTATCATCGAGCAAGTTTGTAAAAACGTACCAGCGGGCGATTACACGATCCGCGATAAAGGTATCGTTCTTCCAGAGAAAAAAGACGTTTACGGAAACATCGAAGGTTTGATGAACCACTTTATGTTGGTGATCAAAGGTCTTCGTCCACCGGTTGGCGAAGTTTACGATGCAACGGAAGCTGCTAACGGTGAGTTGGGCTTCTACCTTGTATCTGACGGCTCTGCGAATCCGTACCGTTTGAAAGTTCGTCCACCATGTTTCGCTATTTACCAGTCTTTCCCGACTGTGGTTAAGGGCGCGATGTTGGCGGATGCGATTGCGACAGTCGCTTCGATGAATCTTATCGCCGGCGAACTAGATCGCTAA
- a CDS encoding NAD(P)H-dependent oxidoreductase subunit E — protein sequence MFKLSEQGLANVKKELARYEAKESAIIPSLYIAQKENSGFITPDIIRHLSQVMDIPEARINEVFKFYTMFNQEPVGKYHVQVCTNISCALEGGREMASHICKELGVKLNEVTADGRFTVSKVECLGSCGTAPMMQVNDTYHEKLTPESAMNLLRGMR from the coding sequence ATGTTTAAACTTTCTGAACAAGGCTTGGCTAACGTTAAAAAAGAACTTGCTCGCTATGAAGCGAAAGAGTCTGCGATTATTCCAAGTCTTTATATTGCACAAAAAGAAAACAGTGGCTTCATCACGCCAGACATTATCCGTCACTTGTCTCAAGTAATGGATATTCCTGAAGCGCGTATCAATGAAGTTTTCAAATTCTATACAATGTTTAACCAGGAGCCTGTTGGTAAATACCACGTTCAAGTTTGCACGAATATTTCTTGTGCTCTTGAGGGTGGTCGTGAAATGGCCAGCCACATCTGTAAAGAGTTGGGCGTTAAGCTTAACGAAGTGACAGCTGATGGCCGCTTCACAGTATCCAAAGTTGAGTGCCTGGGTTCCTGCGGAACAGCTCCAATGATGCAAGTGAACGACACTTATCACGAGAAGCTAACTCCTGAATCAGCGATGAACTTGTTGAGAGGTATGAGATAA
- the nuoF gene encoding NADH-quinone oxidoreductase subunit NuoF translates to MSETKVLTEFYHLPEYQTLAGYKAKGGYETLPKALKMQPQAIIDEVKASGLRGRGGAGFPTGMKWGFLPKNGEPRYLLCNADEGEPGTFKDRMMMERAPHQLIEGMIISAFAVGSHKGYIYVRGEYVFPIECLNKAIKEAYDAGLLGKNILGSGFDFDLDVYRGAGAYICGEETGMISSLEGLKGQPKLKPPFPAVQGYLRKPTIVNNVETLAAVTYIVKDGAQTYRKHGTEKSAGTKLFSVSGNVAKPGNYEVPLGYPLLDLINKECGGMKPGRKLKAIIPGGSSAPVLTAEECAKANLDYESLAGLGTMLGSGAVIVMDDSQCMVDMLGVLTHFYAHESCGQCTPCREGTGWLNKILHSILEGRGRLQDIDLLVKVADNMKGKTICALSDAAALPVLSFVTKFRDEFEFYVREGRSKVKGTTYAEMHH, encoded by the coding sequence ATGTCTGAAACAAAAGTTCTTACAGAATTCTATCATTTGCCAGAGTATCAAACTCTTGCAGGTTACAAAGCTAAAGGCGGTTACGAAACTTTGCCGAAAGCTTTGAAAATGCAACCTCAAGCAATCATCGACGAAGTGAAGGCTTCTGGTCTTCGTGGTCGTGGTGGTGCGGGTTTCCCGACGGGTATGAAATGGGGCTTCTTGCCAAAAAATGGCGAACCTCGTTACCTACTTTGCAATGCCGATGAAGGTGAGCCGGGAACATTTAAAGACCGTATGATGATGGAGCGTGCTCCTCATCAATTGATCGAAGGTATGATTATCTCTGCTTTCGCGGTTGGTTCACACAAAGGTTATATCTACGTTCGTGGTGAATATGTATTCCCAATCGAATGTCTGAATAAAGCGATCAAAGAAGCATACGATGCAGGTCTTCTTGGTAAAAACATCCTGGGTTCTGGTTTCGACTTTGACCTGGACGTGTACCGTGGTGCCGGCGCGTATATCTGCGGTGAAGAAACTGGTATGATTTCTTCTTTGGAAGGTCTTAAAGGCCAACCAAAATTGAAACCTCCATTCCCAGCAGTTCAAGGTTACTTGCGCAAACCAACTATCGTGAACAACGTAGAAACTTTGGCAGCAGTAACTTACATCGTAAAAGATGGCGCTCAAACTTACCGCAAACACGGGACTGAGAAATCAGCAGGAACTAAATTGTTCTCTGTATCTGGTAACGTGGCTAAGCCTGGTAACTATGAAGTTCCACTGGGTTACCCTTTGTTGGATCTTATCAACAAAGAGTGCGGTGGTATGAAACCAGGTCGTAAATTGAAAGCGATCATCCCGGGCGGATCTTCTGCTCCGGTTTTGACAGCTGAAGAATGTGCGAAAGCGAATCTTGATTACGAATCACTTGCGGGCTTAGGCACAATGCTTGGTTCTGGTGCAGTGATCGTGATGGATGACTCTCAATGTATGGTTGATATGTTGGGTGTTTTGACTCACTTCTACGCTCATGAATCATGTGGTCAATGTACTCCATGCCGTGAAGGGACTGGTTGGCTGAACAAGATCCTTCATTCGATCTTGGAAGGCCGTGGCCGTCTTCAAGATATCGATTTGTTGGTGAAAGTTGCTGACAACATGAAAGGTAAAACAATCTGCGCTCTTTCAGACGCTGCTGCTTTGCCGGTTCTTAGCTTTGTAACTAAATTTAGAGATGAATTTGAATTCTACGTTCGTGAAGGACGTTCGAAAGTAAAAGGAACGACATATGCCGAAATGCACCATTAA
- a CDS encoding 2Fe-2S iron-sulfur cluster-binding protein, producing MPKCTINGKEVEVKEGSSIIEAMQVSGDRIAHYCWHPGLSVAGVCRLCVVEIEGNPRVQIACNTMVTEGMKINNTSEKVKDTVKWGLDFHLINHPLDCPICDQAGECGLQDQYMEYGKYDPEMAEAKVKKHKVVDLGPTVVLDSERCILCSRCVRFTEEVSKTNELGLFNRGDRTEIGTHDGMPLDNNYSLNTVDICPVGALTSKDFRFRQRVWYLKDGDSVCNGCSTGCNIKVYYNKEGLFRIKPVYNEKVNGHWMCDSGRNAYKFVNREARLLKGVARGVEMAPGAAAKNANEVLKNTAGDAIALVLTAQYTLEEYEAIIKTFVEEFKTKKVFFWINNKETFDSFDGLLSRGDKNPNTKGLLKVMEKHGITATWNDLSAGLANGSIKTVVVAGPENQVVFPEYAERLKELSKAQNLIWMQSGKNEALSALTGNVWIIPMKTFVEKDGTFINYSGLEQKIKKVTTVVSEALTLTEAALLLAGKNLAMPMTAPFMPTNQRPDQVELEHRKKNEFVFRRGSL from the coding sequence ATGCCGAAATGCACCATTAATGGCAAAGAAGTCGAAGTAAAAGAAGGCTCGTCGATCATCGAAGCCATGCAGGTATCGGGCGATCGTATCGCTCACTATTGCTGGCATCCAGGATTGAGCGTAGCAGGTGTTTGTCGTCTGTGTGTTGTGGAGATCGAAGGAAATCCACGTGTTCAGATCGCGTGTAACACGATGGTTACCGAGGGCATGAAGATCAATAACACGTCTGAAAAAGTTAAAGACACTGTTAAGTGGGGTCTAGACTTCCACTTGATCAACCATCCTTTGGATTGCCCGATCTGTGACCAAGCTGGTGAGTGCGGTTTGCAAGATCAATACATGGAGTACGGTAAGTACGATCCAGAAATGGCCGAAGCGAAAGTTAAGAAACACAAAGTTGTGGATTTGGGACCTACAGTGGTTCTGGATTCTGAACGTTGTATCTTGTGCTCTCGTTGCGTTCGTTTCACTGAAGAAGTTTCTAAAACAAACGAGTTGGGTCTGTTCAACCGTGGTGACCGTACTGAAATCGGTACTCACGATGGCATGCCTTTGGATAACAACTACTCTTTGAACACAGTCGACATCTGCCCAGTGGGTGCGTTGACTTCCAAAGACTTCCGTTTCCGTCAGCGCGTTTGGTATCTAAAAGACGGCGACAGCGTTTGTAACGGTTGCTCTACTGGTTGTAACATCAAAGTATACTACAACAAGGAAGGCCTTTTCCGTATCAAGCCAGTTTACAATGAAAAAGTAAACGGTCACTGGATGTGCGACAGCGGTCGTAATGCCTATAAATTCGTGAACCGCGAAGCTCGTCTTCTTAAAGGTGTGGCTCGTGGCGTGGAAATGGCTCCAGGTGCCGCAGCTAAGAATGCTAACGAAGTTTTGAAAAACACGGCGGGCGATGCGATCGCTTTGGTTTTGACAGCGCAGTACACTCTGGAAGAGTACGAAGCGATTATCAAAACGTTCGTTGAAGAGTTCAAAACTAAAAAAGTATTCTTCTGGATTAACAACAAAGAAACTTTCGACAGCTTTGACGGTTTGTTGTCTCGCGGAGACAAAAATCCAAACACGAAAGGTTTGCTGAAAGTGATGGAAAAACACGGCATCACTGCGACTTGGAATGACTTGTCTGCAGGTCTTGCAAACGGTTCTATCAAAACTGTTGTGGTAGCGGGTCCAGAGAACCAAGTAGTATTCCCTGAATACGCTGAAAGATTGAAAGAGCTTTCTAAAGCTCAAAACTTGATCTGGATGCAATCAGGTAAGAATGAAGCTTTGTCTGCTTTGACGGGTAATGTTTGGATCATTCCAATGAAAACATTCGTTGAAAAAGACGGTACATTCATCAACTACTCTGGTCTTGAACAAAAGATCAAAAAAGTAACAACTGTTGTTTCTGAAGCTCTGACTTTGACAGAGGCGGCTTTGTTGTTGGCTGGTAAAAACTTGGCAATGCCGATGACGGCGCCTTTCATGCCAACAAATCAACGTCCTGACCAAGTTGAGTTGGAACACCGTAAGAAGAATGAGTTTGTATTCAGAAGAGGTAGCCTATGA
- a CDS encoding NADH-quinone oxidoreductase subunit I, giving the protein MSVMQNNSEKSKWYLPGVLGGLSVTMKHMVTNLLNRKKMMTLNYPEEKYDYSPRFKGNHVLTVKKDGSLRCTACMLCATNCPAECIKIVAAEHNDPAVEKFPIAYEIDILRCVFCGFCEEACPVDAIRLGPEWQTPAVNGGQFIYDINHLAYRPNLKGGIQTHVDDEERHKQGI; this is encoded by the coding sequence ATGAGCGTAATGCAAAATAACTCGGAAAAGTCCAAGTGGTACTTGCCGGGCGTATTAGGTGGCTTGTCCGTAACTATGAAACACATGGTTACGAATCTTTTGAACCGCAAAAAAATGATGACTTTGAACTATCCGGAAGAGAAGTACGATTACTCTCCGCGTTTCAAAGGTAATCACGTTTTGACAGTTAAAAAAGACGGATCTCTTCGTTGCACAGCTTGTATGTTGTGCGCGACGAACTGTCCTGCTGAATGTATCAAAATCGTTGCAGCAGAACATAACGATCCAGCTGTTGAAAAATTTCCGATCGCTTATGAAATTGATATCCTTCGTTGCGTATTCTGCGGTTTCTGTGAAGAAGCTTGCCCTGTAGACGCGATCCGCTTGGGACCTGAATGGCAAACTCCAGCGGTGAATGGTGGTCAGTTCATTTACGACATCAACCACTTGGCGTACCGTCCGAATCTAAAGGGTGGTATCCAAACGCATGTGGATGACGAAGAACGCCACAAGCAAGGTATCTAA
- a CDS encoding c-type cytochrome domain-containing protein translates to MKLILCLYLCVVCLSACAPLEMLGAPTSNNSSSSNSSQSIDSPPANNALEILNQNCASCHGQNSGSAGVYGLQDINHMISAGLIVPGSPAQSLLYNEISSGSMPPSHPLTPAQQSTVEQWIVSISVHTAPVPTPTPTPSPTNPAPPVASYTSIQQDILNPKCVGCHSSSHGGGGVSIRQLCECDEGGKFKKSSRKQVVLYHS, encoded by the coding sequence ATGAAGCTAATCCTTTGTCTATATCTTTGCGTTGTCTGCCTGAGTGCCTGCGCCCCACTTGAAATGCTTGGAGCTCCCACTTCAAATAATTCGTCATCCTCAAACAGTTCGCAGAGTATCGATTCTCCTCCTGCAAATAATGCTTTAGAAATTTTGAATCAGAACTGTGCTTCTTGCCATGGACAAAACTCAGGGTCCGCGGGCGTCTATGGGCTGCAGGATATCAATCATATGATTAGTGCCGGTCTTATTGTCCCTGGCTCTCCGGCACAATCTCTGTTGTACAATGAGATCTCAAGTGGCTCTATGCCACCATCTCACCCCTTGACCCCAGCACAACAATCCACCGTCGAACAGTGGATTGTGTCTATCTCTGTTCACACGGCGCCAGTCCCAACACCCACACCCACACCGAGTCCAACAAATCCCGCGCCGCCGGTGGCAAGTTATACTTCTATACAACAGGATATTTTGAATCCCAAATGCGTCGGTTGTCATTCCAGTTCGCACGGGGGTGGGGGGGTATCGATTCGACAGTTATGCGAATGTGATGAAGGCGGTAAATTTAAAAAATCCAGCCGCAAGCAAGTTGTACTCTATCACTCATAG
- the thpR gene encoding RNA 2',3'-cyclic phosphodiesterase gives MNKRLFFALNATNPLSTTFLPTYKKLKINADQKELVIKWVPPENFHVTVTFLGETPEDSIPALSQALQDACEQTKPFDLKVDDISAFSSEHDARTLWLGVQNKKALGEFKDRLDEILKERNLLRFIDKRDFTPHLTIARLRNPKSVKDMISPFKRKSFGKIHVSEIVLYESKLAGAFPVYKPVFRATLIGKDQDENSIATEE, from the coding sequence ATGAATAAACGCCTGTTCTTTGCTTTGAACGCGACGAATCCACTTTCGACAACTTTCTTGCCGACCTACAAAAAATTGAAAATCAATGCGGATCAAAAAGAACTAGTGATCAAATGGGTTCCGCCTGAAAACTTTCACGTCACTGTAACTTTTCTGGGGGAAACGCCGGAAGACAGCATCCCGGCTTTGAGTCAGGCCCTGCAGGATGCCTGTGAACAGACAAAACCCTTCGATTTAAAAGTCGACGACATCAGTGCGTTTTCCTCGGAGCACGATGCGCGCACATTATGGTTAGGCGTTCAGAACAAAAAAGCTCTGGGTGAGTTTAAAGATCGCTTGGATGAGATCTTGAAAGAAAGAAATCTGCTGAGGTTTATTGATAAACGCGATTTCACGCCTCACCTGACGATCGCGCGCCTGCGCAATCCGAAAAGTGTCAAAGATATGATTTCACCGTTCAAGCGTAAGAGCTTTGGGAAAATTCACGTCTCCGAAATTGTTTTGTATGAATCAAAACTTGCGGGAGCTTTTCCGGTATACAAACCCGTGTTTCGCGCGACTTTAATTGGCAAAGACCAAGACGAAAATTCCATCGCCACTGAAGAATAG
- a CDS encoding putative quinol monooxygenase, giving the protein MIVMTSKIQVKAEREREFVGLAAIVVNPARADKGCMSYEFFEDPLEPGVFMIIETWRSWEDLNAHLEKDYTKEFFAKLPQFAVIPPTITTYESRGGQPMTL; this is encoded by the coding sequence ATGATTGTGATGACTTCCAAGATACAAGTGAAAGCTGAACGAGAAAGAGAGTTCGTTGGTCTGGCTGCGATCGTTGTCAATCCTGCGCGAGCTGACAAAGGCTGTATGAGCTATGAGTTCTTTGAAGATCCGCTCGAGCCTGGTGTATTTATGATCATTGAAACCTGGAGAAGCTGGGAAGATCTGAATGCGCACTTGGAAAAGGACTATACCAAGGAATTCTTTGCCAAGCTCCCCCAGTTTGCAGTCATTCCACCCACCATCACGACGTATGAATCGCGTGGTGGGCAGCCGATGACTCTTTAA